The following are from one region of the Nicotiana tomentosiformis chromosome 7, ASM39032v3, whole genome shotgun sequence genome:
- the LOC104103868 gene encoding G-type lectin S-receptor-like serine/threonine-protein kinase At4g27290 isoform X2 yields MKRFADFYFLSCNIVSLLFIISTALDTISKDSPIKDGHTIVSADGYFELGFFSPGNSMNRYVGIWYKKISKAQKVVWVANRSNPLNDTSGILTVSDKGILLLMNGTQDVIWSSNSSTSLRDPVAQLLDTGNLVLKDGSDLNPENYAWQSFDYPGSTLLPGMKVGRNLVTGMNWTLTSWRSSDDPSPGEYMHRVDTNGYPQYFLLEGPVIKYNTGPWNGRSFTGGPNLKPNPYYTFEFVMNDKEIYFTYELLNSSLPTWVVLNPAGLIQRLLWIERTESWFLYSTGQMDNCDRYALCGQFGKCNINDSPPCDCLRGFKPKYQQEWDAADWSNGCVRRTPLECGTSDRFLKYSGVKLPDTRHSWFDKTIGLEECQRLCLRNCSCVAYSNLDVRNGGSGCLLWFNQLIDIREYAQLDEDLYVRMAASEIGSNHIGKTTKAVIAIVSTVSAIILLGFLSWSVMRRKKRKRGPEGKEEMELPLFDLMSITIATENFSSDNIIGEGGFGPVYRGKLSAGPEIAVKKLSQHSGQGLEELKNEVVLISKLQHRNLVKLLGCCLEGEERMLVYEYMPNNSLDFFIFDESRKKQLPWENRFQIAMGISRGLLYLHQDSRLRIIHRDLKTSNILLDSELNPKISDFGLARIFGGDQIEEETKRVIGTYGYMSPEYAVDGKFSVKSDVFSLGVLLLEIVSGKKNRTFQHSDHHHSLLGHAWLLWNEGKALELMDTCLTESFVKSQVLRCIHVGLLCVQKLTVDRPTTASVVFMLSHEEVALPQPKEPGFFIERNAAETDDSTEKRCLTDNVLTFTILEPR; encoded by the exons ATGAAACGCTTTGCAGATTTCTATTTCCTTTCCTGCAATATAGTGTCGTTGCTCTTCATAATTTCCACTGCTTTAGACACTATATCGAAGGATAGCCCAATCAAAGATGGCCATACCATAGTTTCAGCTGATGGCTACTTTGAGCTTGGATTTTTCAGCCCTGGAAATTCCATGAATCGGTACGTTGGAATATGGTACAAGAAAATTTCGAAGGCTCAGAAAGTGGTCTGGGTTGCCAATAGATCCAACCCACTGAATGACACATCTGGAATATTAACAGTCAGTGACAAAGGGATTCTACTGCTCATGAATGGCACCCAAGATGTGATTTGGTCATCGAATTCATCGACATCCTTGAGGGATCCAGTAGCTCAGCTTTTGGACACTGGAAATCTTGTCCTAAAGGATGGCAGTGATCTTAATCCGGAAAACTATGCTTGGCAGAGTTTTGATTATCCAGGCAGTACATTATTACCGGGCATGAAGGTTGGTCGTAATTTGGTCACTGGCATGAATTGGACACTAACATCGTGGAGGAGCAGTGATGACCCTTCTCCAGGAGAATATATGCACCGTGTTGATACAAATGGTTACCCTCAATATTTTTTGTTGGAAGGTCCTGTAATAAAGTATAACACGGGACCATGGAATGGACGTTCTTTTACTGGGGGACCAAATTTGAAACCAAATCCTTATTAtacatttgagttcgtgatgaATGACAAGGAGATCTACTTTACGTATGAGCTTCTCAATTCTTCTCTTCCCACCTGGGTGGTATTGAATCCGGCAGGCCTGATTCAACGGCTTTTATGGATAGAACGAACCGAAAGCTGGTTTCTTTACTCAACAGGACAGATGGATAACTGCGATCGTTATGCCTTGTGTGGTCAATTTGGGAAGTGCAACATCAATGACTCCCCTCCATGTGATTGTTTGAGAGGTTTTAAGCCTAAATATCAACAAGAATGGGATGCAGCAGATTGGTCTAATGGGTGCGTACGAAGAACTCCATTGGAATGTGGGACAAGTGATCGGTTTCTGAAATACTCTGGTGTGAAATTGCCAGATACACGCCATTCCTGGTTTGACAAAACCATTGGCCTTGAGGAATGCCAAAGGTTGTGCCTGAGGAACTGTTCCTGTGTTGCATATTCTAATCTTGATGTCAGAAACGGCGGGAGTGGATGCTTACTCTGGTTTAACCAACTCATTGATATAAGGGAATATGCTCAACTTGATGAAGATCTCTATGTGAGGATGGCTGCATCAGAAATAG GTTCAAACCATATAGGAAAGACAACAAAAGCAGTCATTGCAATTGTATCAACGGTTTCAGCGATAATCCTTCTTGGTTTTCTGTCTTGGTCTGTAATGCGAAGAAAGAAGAGGAAAAGAG GTCCAGAAGGAAAGGAAGAGATGGAACTACCCTTGTTTGATTTGATGAGTATTACTATTGCAACAGAGAATTTCTCATCAGATAATATCATTGGAGAGGGTGGTTTTGGACCTGTTTATCGG GGAAAACTATCAGCTGGACCAGAAATAGCAGTGAAAAAACTCTCCCAACATTCTGGACAAGGTCTTGAAGAGTTGAAGAATGAAGTTGTTCTGATTTCCAAACTTCAACACAGAAACCTAGTTAAGCTTCTAGGCTGTTGTCTTGAAGGCGAAGAAAGGATGCTAGTTTATGAATATATGCCGAACAACAGCTTGGACTTCTTCATCTTTG ATGAGAGCCGGAAGAAACAACTTCCCTGGGAAAATCGCTTTCAAATTGCTATGGGAATATCAAGGGGGCTTCTTTATCTTCATCAGGACTCCAGATTAAGGATTATACATAGAGATCTAAAGACCAGCAACATTTTATTGGACAGCGAATTGAATCCAAAAATTTCAGACTTTGGACTGGCTAGGATTTTTGGTGGGGACCAAATTGAAGAAGAAACAAAGCGAGTAATAGGGACATA TGGCTATATGTCTCCAGAGTATGCAGTTGATGGGAAATTTTCAGTGAAATCAGATGTCTTCAGTCTTGGTGTTCTTTTACTAGAAATAGTGAGCGGAAAAAAGAACAGGACATTTCAGCATTCCGACCACCATCACAGTCTTCTAGGACAT GCTTGGTTATTATGGAATGAAGGCAAGGCCTTGGAACTAATGGATACATGTCTCACAGAATCGTTCGTGAAATCTCAAGTGTTAAGATGCATTCATGTGGGGCTATTATGTGTTCAAAAACTAACAGTAGACAGACCAACAACGGCATCAGTTGTTTTCATGTTGAGCCATGAAGAAGTGGCATTACCTCAACCAAAGGAGCCAGGTTTTTTCATAGAGAGGAATGCAGCTGAAACAGATGATTCAACTGAGAAAAGATGCCTCACTGACAATGTTTTGACATTTACAATTCTTGAACCAAGATAG
- the LOC104103868 gene encoding cysteine-rich receptor-like protein kinase 10 isoform X3 yields the protein MGISRGLLYLHQDSRLRIIHRDLKTSNILLDSELNPKISDFGLARIFGGDQIEEETKRVIGTYGYMSPEYAVDGKFSVKSDVFSLGVLLLEIVSGKKNRTFQHSDHHHSLLGHAWLLWNEGKALELMDTCLTESFVKSQVLRCIHVGLLCVQKLTVDRPTTASVVFMLSHEEVALPQPKEPGFFIERNAAETDDSTEKRCLTDNVLTFTILEPR from the exons ATGGGAATATCAAGGGGGCTTCTTTATCTTCATCAGGACTCCAGATTAAGGATTATACATAGAGATCTAAAGACCAGCAACATTTTATTGGACAGCGAATTGAATCCAAAAATTTCAGACTTTGGACTGGCTAGGATTTTTGGTGGGGACCAAATTGAAGAAGAAACAAAGCGAGTAATAGGGACATA TGGCTATATGTCTCCAGAGTATGCAGTTGATGGGAAATTTTCAGTGAAATCAGATGTCTTCAGTCTTGGTGTTCTTTTACTAGAAATAGTGAGCGGAAAAAAGAACAGGACATTTCAGCATTCCGACCACCATCACAGTCTTCTAGGACAT GCTTGGTTATTATGGAATGAAGGCAAGGCCTTGGAACTAATGGATACATGTCTCACAGAATCGTTCGTGAAATCTCAAGTGTTAAGATGCATTCATGTGGGGCTATTATGTGTTCAAAAACTAACAGTAGACAGACCAACAACGGCATCAGTTGTTTTCATGTTGAGCCATGAAGAAGTGGCATTACCTCAACCAAAGGAGCCAGGTTTTTTCATAGAGAGGAATGCAGCTGAAACAGATGATTCAACTGAGAAAAGATGCCTCACTGACAATGTTTTGACATTTACAATTCTTGAACCAAGATAG
- the LOC104103868 gene encoding G-type lectin S-receptor-like serine/threonine-protein kinase At4g27290 isoform X1 encodes MKRFADFYFLSCNIVSLLFIISTALDTISKDSPIKDGHTIVSADGYFELGFFSPGNSMNRYVGIWYKKISKAQKVVWVANRSNPLNDTSGILTVSDKGILLLMNGTQDVIWSSNSSTSLRDPVAQLLDTGNLVLKDGSDLNPENYAWQSFDYPGSTLLPGMKVGRNLVTGMNWTLTSWRSSDDPSPGEYMHRVDTNGYPQYFLLEGPVIKYNTGPWNGRSFTGGPNLKPNPYYTFEFVMNDKEIYFTYELLNSSLPTWVVLNPAGLIQRLLWIERTESWFLYSTGQMDNCDRYALCGQFGKCNINDSPPCDCLRGFKPKYQQEWDAADWSNGCVRRTPLECGTSDRFLKYSGVKLPDTRHSWFDKTIGLEECQRLCLRNCSCVAYSNLDVRNGGSGCLLWFNQLIDIREYAQLDEDLYVRMAASEIGSNHIGKTTKAVIAIVSTVSAIILLGFLSWSVMRRKKRKRAGPEGKEEMELPLFDLMSITIATENFSSDNIIGEGGFGPVYRGKLSAGPEIAVKKLSQHSGQGLEELKNEVVLISKLQHRNLVKLLGCCLEGEERMLVYEYMPNNSLDFFIFDESRKKQLPWENRFQIAMGISRGLLYLHQDSRLRIIHRDLKTSNILLDSELNPKISDFGLARIFGGDQIEEETKRVIGTYGYMSPEYAVDGKFSVKSDVFSLGVLLLEIVSGKKNRTFQHSDHHHSLLGHAWLLWNEGKALELMDTCLTESFVKSQVLRCIHVGLLCVQKLTVDRPTTASVVFMLSHEEVALPQPKEPGFFIERNAAETDDSTEKRCLTDNVLTFTILEPR; translated from the exons ATGAAACGCTTTGCAGATTTCTATTTCCTTTCCTGCAATATAGTGTCGTTGCTCTTCATAATTTCCACTGCTTTAGACACTATATCGAAGGATAGCCCAATCAAAGATGGCCATACCATAGTTTCAGCTGATGGCTACTTTGAGCTTGGATTTTTCAGCCCTGGAAATTCCATGAATCGGTACGTTGGAATATGGTACAAGAAAATTTCGAAGGCTCAGAAAGTGGTCTGGGTTGCCAATAGATCCAACCCACTGAATGACACATCTGGAATATTAACAGTCAGTGACAAAGGGATTCTACTGCTCATGAATGGCACCCAAGATGTGATTTGGTCATCGAATTCATCGACATCCTTGAGGGATCCAGTAGCTCAGCTTTTGGACACTGGAAATCTTGTCCTAAAGGATGGCAGTGATCTTAATCCGGAAAACTATGCTTGGCAGAGTTTTGATTATCCAGGCAGTACATTATTACCGGGCATGAAGGTTGGTCGTAATTTGGTCACTGGCATGAATTGGACACTAACATCGTGGAGGAGCAGTGATGACCCTTCTCCAGGAGAATATATGCACCGTGTTGATACAAATGGTTACCCTCAATATTTTTTGTTGGAAGGTCCTGTAATAAAGTATAACACGGGACCATGGAATGGACGTTCTTTTACTGGGGGACCAAATTTGAAACCAAATCCTTATTAtacatttgagttcgtgatgaATGACAAGGAGATCTACTTTACGTATGAGCTTCTCAATTCTTCTCTTCCCACCTGGGTGGTATTGAATCCGGCAGGCCTGATTCAACGGCTTTTATGGATAGAACGAACCGAAAGCTGGTTTCTTTACTCAACAGGACAGATGGATAACTGCGATCGTTATGCCTTGTGTGGTCAATTTGGGAAGTGCAACATCAATGACTCCCCTCCATGTGATTGTTTGAGAGGTTTTAAGCCTAAATATCAACAAGAATGGGATGCAGCAGATTGGTCTAATGGGTGCGTACGAAGAACTCCATTGGAATGTGGGACAAGTGATCGGTTTCTGAAATACTCTGGTGTGAAATTGCCAGATACACGCCATTCCTGGTTTGACAAAACCATTGGCCTTGAGGAATGCCAAAGGTTGTGCCTGAGGAACTGTTCCTGTGTTGCATATTCTAATCTTGATGTCAGAAACGGCGGGAGTGGATGCTTACTCTGGTTTAACCAACTCATTGATATAAGGGAATATGCTCAACTTGATGAAGATCTCTATGTGAGGATGGCTGCATCAGAAATAG GTTCAAACCATATAGGAAAGACAACAAAAGCAGTCATTGCAATTGTATCAACGGTTTCAGCGATAATCCTTCTTGGTTTTCTGTCTTGGTCTGTAATGCGAAGAAAGAAGAGGAAAAGAG CAGGTCCAGAAGGAAAGGAAGAGATGGAACTACCCTTGTTTGATTTGATGAGTATTACTATTGCAACAGAGAATTTCTCATCAGATAATATCATTGGAGAGGGTGGTTTTGGACCTGTTTATCGG GGAAAACTATCAGCTGGACCAGAAATAGCAGTGAAAAAACTCTCCCAACATTCTGGACAAGGTCTTGAAGAGTTGAAGAATGAAGTTGTTCTGATTTCCAAACTTCAACACAGAAACCTAGTTAAGCTTCTAGGCTGTTGTCTTGAAGGCGAAGAAAGGATGCTAGTTTATGAATATATGCCGAACAACAGCTTGGACTTCTTCATCTTTG ATGAGAGCCGGAAGAAACAACTTCCCTGGGAAAATCGCTTTCAAATTGCTATGGGAATATCAAGGGGGCTTCTTTATCTTCATCAGGACTCCAGATTAAGGATTATACATAGAGATCTAAAGACCAGCAACATTTTATTGGACAGCGAATTGAATCCAAAAATTTCAGACTTTGGACTGGCTAGGATTTTTGGTGGGGACCAAATTGAAGAAGAAACAAAGCGAGTAATAGGGACATA TGGCTATATGTCTCCAGAGTATGCAGTTGATGGGAAATTTTCAGTGAAATCAGATGTCTTCAGTCTTGGTGTTCTTTTACTAGAAATAGTGAGCGGAAAAAAGAACAGGACATTTCAGCATTCCGACCACCATCACAGTCTTCTAGGACAT GCTTGGTTATTATGGAATGAAGGCAAGGCCTTGGAACTAATGGATACATGTCTCACAGAATCGTTCGTGAAATCTCAAGTGTTAAGATGCATTCATGTGGGGCTATTATGTGTTCAAAAACTAACAGTAGACAGACCAACAACGGCATCAGTTGTTTTCATGTTGAGCCATGAAGAAGTGGCATTACCTCAACCAAAGGAGCCAGGTTTTTTCATAGAGAGGAATGCAGCTGAAACAGATGATTCAACTGAGAAAAGATGCCTCACTGACAATGTTTTGACATTTACAATTCTTGAACCAAGATAG